A part of Candida albicans SC5314 chromosome 2, complete sequence genomic DNA contains:
- a CDS encoding uncharacterized protein (Protein of unknown function; Spider biofilm induced): MIFASIRRIFQSFRTEEEERLYSRAAFFNLLGFLGSCVLFSFVAQRLSRHPRELAHIARADALIRAIRS; this comes from the coding sequence atgatttttgCAAGTATACGACGAATTTTCCAATCATTTCgaactgaagaagaagagcGATTGTATTCTCGAGCAGCATTCTTCAACTTGCTAGGGTTTCTTGGTTCTTGTGTATTGTTTTCCTTTGTCGCCCAGCGATTGTCACGTCACCCACGAGAATTAGCTCACATTGCCAGAGCAGATGCATTAATTAGAGCAATTAGGTCATAA